Part of the Toxotes jaculatrix isolate fToxJac2 chromosome 8, fToxJac2.pri, whole genome shotgun sequence genome is shown below.
aaagaacaaaaacacagaggtagGGTTTTCTTTCAATCATATCATATAATAATACCTTTTTCTACTCTTCCACTCTCTTACTACattgatttaaatgttttttctgtcaaacGTGTATTTAAAAGAACATTAGTCAGAGTTATGCTCcttaaatgtgaatgtgtcttACTTTATATTGTAAATCTTCATTTGGTCCTTGTTTCTCTCGTCTCTCACAGAGATTCCAGGAGGAGACAGACCTGGCCCATTATTCCACATTATCTTCTTCTCCAGAAGAGCTCCTTAAGCTAACATCAGAACTTTTCGCTCAGTGGCTAAATGTTGGATGCTTAGAATCAATTCAAACGTGCACCCTGCCCACTTTGCCCCCCCCTATAGAGAGGAAGGACTATGGTCCCTCGAGGGCCAGACTCTTGACCACCCGAGCTATCAGCAATGTGGAGGAGGAACAACCTGACAAGATGACAGACATTTCACAGGCAACATCCAGCGGTAGTCCTCTATCCCTATCATATTCTGCTTCTTTCTGGAGCCCCTTGCTATTCAGACTCTACTGGTGGTTGCTGCCATAGTCACTAAAAAGATTATTTCTGATGAtgcacacaaaatgcaaaacgTTTCCTGGCACTGAATGATTGTTTCTTatatttgtgtcagtgtttaatgCAGTAAGCTTTGTTAATATAAAGTGACATGCACCGGTTGCATTTAATGTCCAAAGTTAGTTTGAATAGCTAAGATTGCTGTCTAACAGTGCTCTGTAACAACTCATGTCACAGATATAAACGTATAGCCGCCCTCCTTAGAGCAAACCACAAACTCCAGCTAGCTATGCTCTTCATGCTAACAAGAGATAAATGCTGAGCAAGCCAATGCACATAAGCCTCGTCTGTTGATGTGGAATTCATCACTGTTTACAATGTCtattatgtaaatgtaagaTATTACAGTCCCTGGGTGTTTACTTTTGtacataaatgtaaattaaagaCATTTAGATATATGCATTGCTAGGTTTTtggttttcctgtttgtcagcAGTGACTGAACTGTACCTACGGACATTTTTAgagtacttgtactttactatTTGTATTTAATGTCACTTTCCTCTTCTACTCAGCTACtgttcagagggaaatgttctttttactcaactACATTTACCCATCAGCTATAATTACTGgttattttacacattaagaTTTTACCTGTAAAACATGTGATtggtttataaaatatgattgTCATAAATCAAACTACCCAGCAGTTTATCAAGTCATTAAAATCAGCTCCActttacacattaatgcatcaacAGTGCTAGCCAAATACTGGAATTATAATAGTCAACAATCCAAAATATCTTTTTACTTGATACAGTACATTTCACTAACAATACTTTCAtacttttttgttcagtttcattttgtgaATTTTACTTGGCTTTTACTTGCAACCAAGTATATTTAAATTGTGGTACTGCTATTTTACTTACATCTGAGTATTTCCTCCACTACTGTTTGTCAGTAAGAATGACAggtatttacatttttgtccaTTCAGCTAAAAGagattatattttgtttatgaTCTCACATACCAGCTACAGAACacagtttatgtttgtgtccacaTTCATGTGAGCTCCACCTCTACTGCCGGCTCTTTTAAAGAGTCATTTCCTATGTAGAAATCCTCTACAACTATTTTGTAACCCtgataaaaaactgaaagacgAGTTGCAGATGAGAGAGGAATGCGCTCTGGATGCGACCCCGGCTACACAGATGGTACGTTCTAAGCCCTGTCAGGATCTACACGAGAAATAAAAGTGCACCATTTGCCATTCGGCGCACTTGCCCCTGCTtgtacacacacccacacctgcaATGTGTACCATTGTCCTTACAGGACTCTCCTTGTAGTTTCATAATCCTTAAAATACAGAGGTATGTTGCATTTGCCACTATGGGAATTCATTTTTGGCTCCCACTTTAAGTTTTCACTGGCAGTTTTTTCCACAGAACTTGTGTCGTAATTTGGGAGGTTGGGACAAACGTAATACAGCATGAATGCAAGTTAACAACAGTTAGATAATCATAGTGCTAGAAGACAAACATTTGGACAAATAAGGAAGACAGAAATCTCGCAAAGGCTCAAATGCTATTCCTCTGGACTGTGGGCTTTTCTCCGTGCCCGTTACCGGCAAACACTCAAATGTCGTGCTGTGAGGCTGCTGCCAAATGCTTGTTTCCCATCAGTGGTGCAGGGGCTACTGACCCTGATGTCAGTGCCAGGCTGTGCTCCTGCAGGTGTTACgtttatttgaaataaatgcGATAATCATGAGTCATTCGGAGCACATGGGAGATCCTGTCCCGGGAGAACACACGAATCAAACCCCAGATGTGGATAGGATTCATCTAATTTCTTAAACAAATGTTATTCTCcagggggaggggtgggggagaCGGCCCTGCACGTCCACTTATCCCCCATAACATATGGCATAAAACATCAAATTATTGTTTAGGTATAATCGTTCTGGCTGTTTCCCAGACAAATATTTGCAAATCTGATCTTTCCTGGCAACGGGGAGCCAAGCGCCAAAGGGACCGGCTGACTTCCCGTAAATGGGggaagagacagggagagagaggggggagagacagagaggcagcatGG
Proteins encoded:
- the zgc:174888 gene encoding uncharacterized protein zgc:174888; translation: MSLPVLLLLSLLTVQCGGCDFEWEGVKNIKTTIDSNPTGFRTVFPKDYYVVHHYTKNMLCDTDPCCVFPAAVVLLDSWHVLLRNLWDEHLNHSLIIDLKQTLDRIIRKNKNTERFQEETDLAHYSTLSSSPEELLKLTSELFAQWLNVGCLESIQTCTLPTLPPPIERKDYGPSRARLLTTRAISNVEEEQPDKMTDISQATSSGSPLSLSYSASFWSPLLFRLYWWLLP